In a single window of the Falco rusticolus isolate bFalRus1 chromosome 11, bFalRus1.pri, whole genome shotgun sequence genome:
- the FAM163A gene encoding protein FAM163A: MTAGTVVITGGILATVILLCIIAVLCYCRLQYYCCKKDDSAEEEEEEEEEEEEPDLPTHSHLGMCNACSSRMVDGQGSPAPPLSELNHHGAHNYCPTCSPYGSPFYIQTPDMVRNGGERVTYAPACYKEMGPPINMATLQSYPVSRHGLLRESFPNPRAISTEV, encoded by the exons ATGACAGCGGGAACTGTTGTTATCACCGGGGGAATCCTAGCGACGGTGATCCTACTGTGCATCATTGCCGTGCTCTGCTACTGTAGGCTACAG TACTACTGCTGCAAGAAAGATGACTCcgctgaggaagaggaggaggaggaggaggaagaggaagagccCGACCTTCCCACACACTCGCACCTCGGCATGTGCAACGCCTGCAGCTCCCGCATGGTGGACGGCCagggcagccccgcgccccccctCAGCGAGCTCAACCACCACGGGGCTCACAACTACTGCCCGACCTGCTCCCCCTACGGCTCCCCCTTTTACATCCAGACTCCTGACATGGTGCGCAACGGGGGCGAGAGGGTCACCTACGCCCCCGCGTGCTACAAGGAGATGGGGCCGCCCATCAACATGGCCACCCTGCAAAGCTACCCGGTGAGCCGCCACGGCCTCCTCCGCGAGAGCTTCCCGAACCCGCGGGCTATCAGCACGGAGGTGTAG
- the LOC119155697 gene encoding ADAMTS-like protein 2 isoform X2 → MARAQDGTSCKDRTYQGVCINGKCEPVGCDGSLYSPRTMDRCRVCGGDGSTCHRVSGSFRKALSQIGYVFITNIPAGATDILIIERRKTENILALADESGHFFFNGNSAIDNPQNFRVAGTIFKYRRPSSLNSDGLEYIIAHGPTNQSLNAMYYNFNGKMPHITYDYTVPRTPSLRTVAPAVGRPLYHQLPETSQNHPVPANSRAAQDFNATWLSLSPDDTSEQLPLREGHDDLGFGHPHFFQTNSTSQTRDWGWEQGEEKKYDFQIRQVYDANTAGEEEEVEAAAVGRETELALRFNQISISTAVPYSMRRSELSENSRIASSRLRLFRRLCHRDPHNTAFCRELQHLAARLAPRNSTAGPWTTAAWWPQGLHKAPARKNSLEDLKVEAFAGSQGEAANYSMMASVESPLLGASPTADISQAEPLQAPGTESNEFDVSPVGHDDISLADMYRWKVSAYAPCSSTCTSAGISTSYAMCVRYDGVEVDETYCDALTRPEPTHEFCTGRDCQPRWETSRWSECSRTCGEGYQYRTVRCWKMLAPGFDSSVYDDLCEAAGLARPMEKKACKNKACGPQWELSEWSECSARCGTQGTMKREVRCSVEAPLCDESRKPSGEKACTGPPCDRRWTASDWGPCSGSCGEGRMSRFIACRNLEGKVISNSQCDPATKPLAVHPCGDKNCPAHWVEQEWDQCDASCGRGMKTRVVLCAGLENGVYREYPEKRCEASQKPEEQAACFRRPCSTWFTTSWSQCSKTCGTGVRLREVKCYQGEALAQGCDPTSKPEARQTCQLQPCPTEAPEEDCEDKATANCVLVLKVKLCSHWYYRKACCWSCRLKSP, encoded by the exons GTTACGTGTTCATCACCAACATCCCTGCTGGTGCCACGGACATCCTCATCATTGAGcgcaggaaaacagaaaacatcctaG cACTTGCAGATGAATCTGGGCATTTCTTCTTCAACGGCAACTCAGCCATTGACAACCCCCAGAACTTCAGGGTAGCTGGCACGATCTTCAAGTACCGGCGGCCCTCGAGCCTGAACTCGGATGGACTGGAGTATATCATAGCTCACGGGCCCACTAACCAGTCTCTGAATGCCATG TACTATAACTTCAATGGGAAAATGCCACACATAACTTATGACTATACTGTACCACGGACACCATCTCTCCGAACAGTAGCCCCTGCTGTAGGCAGACCTCTCTATCATCAGCTACCAGAGACCAGCCAGAACCATCCCGTTCCAGCCAACTCCAGAGCTGCCCAGGACTTCAATGCCACGTGGCTCTCCCTGTCACCAGATGACACCAGTGAACAGCTTCCTCTAAGAGAAGGGCATGATGATTTAGGCTTTGGTCACCCGCACTTCTTCCAGACCAACTCCACCAGCCAAACTCGGGACTGGGGCTGGGAACAAGGTGAAGAGAAGAAGTATGACTTCCAGATAAGACAGGTCTACGATGCAAAcacagcaggagaggaagaagaggtggaagcagcagcagttggtagagaaacagagctgg ctctcAGGTTCAATCAGATTTCCATCAGCACAGCTGTACCCTACAGCATGAGGAGATCTGAGCTCTCGGAGAACAGCCGCATAGCATCCTCCAGGCTTCGTCTTTTCAGGCGACTGTGCCACCGAGACCCGCACAACACTGCCTTCTGTagggagctgcagcacctggcagcTAGGCTGGCCCCGAGGAACTCCACAGCAGGACCATGGACCACAGCTGCCTGGTGGCCACAGGGTCTCCACAAAGCGCCGGCCCGTAAGAACTCACTGGAGGACTTGAAGGTGGAGGCATTTGCTGGGAGTCAGGGGGAAGCAGCCAACTACAGCATGATGGCATCTGTGGAGAGCCCTCTGCTAGGTGCCAGCCCAACCGCGGACATCAGCCAGGCAGAGCCTCTGCAAGCCCCTGGCACTGAAAG caatGAGTTTGATGTGAGCCCCGTGGGCCATGACGACATCAGCTTGGCTGACATGTATCGGTGGAAAGTCTCAGCTTATGCCCCATGCAGCTCCACGTGCACTTCAG CAGGTATCAGTACCTCCTATGCGATGTGTGTCCGGTACGATGGGGTGGAAGTGGATGAAACTTACTGCGATGCCCTAACCCGACCAGAACCTACTCACGAATTTTGCACAGGGAGAGATTGCCAGCCTAG GTGGGAGACCAGCCGGTGGAGCGAATGCTCCAGAACCTGTGGTGAGGGCTATCAGTACCGCACTGTGCGCTGCTGGAAGATGCTGGCTCCAGGCTTTGACAGCTCCGTTTACGATGACCTCTGTGAGGCAGCTGGGTTGGCCAGGCCCATGGAGAAGAAAGCCTGCAAGAACAAGGCCTGTGGGCCCCAGTGGGAGCTCTCCGAGTGGTCTGAG TGCTCGGCCCGGTGTGGCACGCAAGGGACGATGAAGCGGGAGGTGCGCTGCTCGGTGGAAGCACCGCTCTGTGATGAGTCGCGGAAGCCCAGCGGTGAGAAGGCGTGCACAGGCCCACCCTGCGACCGCCGCTGGACTGCTTCAGACTGGGGCCCG TGCTCAGGTTCGTGTGGTGAAGGACGCATGAGCCGCTTCATCGCGTGTCGCAACCTGGAGGGCAAGGTGATCTCCAACTCGCAGTGTGACCCAGCCACCAAGCCCCTGGCTGTCCATCCCTGTGGAGACAAGAACTGCCCCGCACACTGGGTGGAGCAAGAGTGGGACCAG TGTGATGCCAGCTGTGGGCGAGGGATGAAGACCCGGGTCGTCTTGTGTGCGGGCCTGGAGAATGGTGTGTACAGGGAGTACCCCGAGAAGCGCTGTGAAGCCTCTCAGAAACCTGAGGAACAAGCTGCCTGTTTCAGGAGGCCATGTTCAACATGGTTCACTACCTCCTGGTCTCAG TGCAGCAAGACGTGTGGCACTGGCGTGCGGCTGCGTGAGGTGAAGTGTTACCAGGGGGAAGCGCTGGCTCAGGGCTGTGACCCCACTTCCAAGCCAGAAGCCAGGCAGACGTGCCAGCTCCAGCCGTGCCCCACAGAGGCACCAG AAGAAGACTGTGAAGACAAAGCGACGGCCAACTGCGTGCTGGTGCTAAAAGTAAAGCTGTGCTCTCACTGGTACTACAGGAAGGCTTGCTGCTGGTCATGTCGGCTCAAGTCACCCTGA